In the genome of Cupriavidus taiwanensis, one region contains:
- a CDS encoding TauD/TfdA dioxygenase family protein — protein MTQANATQDQPVQLDIHPVAGRIGAEIRGVALHGDLPPATFAAIRAALLRHKVLFFRDQVHLDDAAQQGFARLFGDTVPHPTVPSRDGTQLLELDSQHGGRANSWHTDVTFDLAYPAVSVLRAVTVPAAGGDTVWANTAAAYQDLPEPLRELADKLWALHTNDYDYAATRVNPSDEGLKRYREVFTSALYETEHPVVRVHPETGERTLVLGHFVKKLLDYASADSAHLIAVLQGHVHRLENTVRWRWRAGDVAIWDNRATQHYAINDYGDAHRVVRRATVAGDIPVGVDGRRSKAVKAGVRGEGAAPANQSAGAAQRQAA, from the coding sequence ATGACCCAAGCCAACGCCACGCAAGACCAGCCCGTCCAGCTCGACATCCACCCGGTTGCCGGCCGCATCGGCGCCGAGATCCGCGGTGTCGCGCTGCACGGCGACCTGCCGCCCGCCACCTTCGCCGCCATCCGCGCAGCCTTGCTCAGGCACAAGGTGCTGTTCTTCCGCGACCAGGTGCATCTGGACGATGCCGCACAGCAGGGCTTTGCGCGCCTGTTCGGCGACACCGTGCCGCACCCGACCGTGCCTTCGCGCGACGGCACGCAGCTGCTTGAGTTGGACTCGCAGCACGGCGGCCGCGCCAACTCCTGGCATACCGACGTGACCTTCGACCTGGCCTATCCCGCGGTCTCGGTGCTGCGCGCCGTGACCGTTCCCGCCGCCGGCGGCGACACGGTGTGGGCCAACACCGCCGCCGCTTACCAGGACCTGCCCGAGCCGCTGCGCGAACTGGCCGACAAGCTGTGGGCGCTGCATACCAACGACTACGACTACGCGGCCACGCGCGTCAATCCGAGCGACGAAGGGCTGAAGCGCTACCGCGAAGTCTTCACCTCGGCGCTCTACGAGACCGAACACCCGGTGGTGCGCGTGCACCCGGAAACCGGTGAGCGCACGCTGGTCCTGGGGCACTTCGTCAAGAAGCTGCTGGACTACGCGTCGGCCGATTCGGCGCACCTGATTGCCGTGCTGCAGGGCCATGTGCACCGGCTGGAGAACACCGTGCGCTGGCGCTGGCGCGCGGGCGACGTCGCCATCTGGGACAACCGCGCCACCCAGCACTACGCCATCAACGACTATGGCGACGCGCACCGCGTGGTGCGCCGCGCCACCGTCGCCGGCGACATTCCGGTCGGTGTGGATGGCCGCCGCAGCAAGGCGGTGAAGGCGGGCGTGCGCGGCGAGGGCGCGGCGCCGGCCAACCAGTCCGCCGGTGCCGCGCAACGGCAAGCGGCCTGA
- a CDS encoding LLM class flavin-dependent oxidoreductase, giving the protein MSQQKPPRQLHLGAFLQATGHHVAGWRHPGAQADAGRNLAHYIALAQRAEAAGFDALFLADGVAIRGMDDATLPRTARAATFEPLTLLSALAAVTQRIGLVATVSTTYNEPFHVARKFASLDHLSGGRAGWNVVTSWSDAEARNFSLERHPAHADRYARAEEFVDVVTGLWDTWEDDAFLYDKDSGRHFDADKLHTLDHRGAHFQVRGPLNVPRPPQGHPVIVQAGSSEAGQELAARTAEVIFTAQQSLADAQAFYRGLKARLARYGRTPDQLKILPGVFPVVGRSEAEAHEKFEALQNLIHPSVGLALLSQHLGGIDLSGYPLDGPLPDNLAEPNGAKSRFQLVTGLARREGLTIRQLCLRVATARGHWSIHGTPQSIADQLQAWFEGEAADGFNVMPPWLPGGLDDFIELVLPELRRRGLFRERYTGTTLREHLGLRRPENLRWQQLEPPLAVGA; this is encoded by the coding sequence ATGTCACAGCAAAAGCCGCCGCGCCAGTTGCATCTGGGCGCCTTTCTCCAGGCCACCGGGCACCATGTCGCCGGGTGGCGCCATCCCGGCGCGCAGGCCGATGCCGGGCGCAACCTGGCGCACTACATCGCACTGGCGCAGCGCGCCGAGGCCGCGGGGTTCGATGCGCTGTTCCTGGCGGACGGCGTTGCCATCCGCGGCATGGACGATGCCACCCTGCCGCGCACCGCGCGCGCCGCCACCTTCGAGCCGCTGACGCTGCTGTCGGCACTGGCGGCGGTGACGCAGCGCATCGGCCTGGTGGCGACCGTCTCCACCACCTACAACGAGCCCTTTCATGTGGCGCGCAAGTTCGCCTCGCTCGACCACCTCAGCGGCGGCCGCGCGGGCTGGAACGTGGTGACGTCGTGGTCGGATGCCGAGGCGCGCAACTTCAGCCTCGAGCGTCATCCCGCGCACGCTGACCGCTACGCCCGTGCCGAGGAGTTCGTCGACGTGGTCACCGGGCTGTGGGACACCTGGGAGGATGATGCCTTCCTGTACGACAAGGACAGCGGCCGGCATTTCGATGCGGACAAGCTGCACACGCTGGACCATCGCGGCGCGCACTTCCAGGTGCGCGGGCCGCTCAACGTCCCGCGCCCGCCGCAGGGCCATCCGGTGATCGTGCAGGCCGGCTCGTCCGAGGCCGGGCAGGAGCTGGCCGCACGCACCGCCGAGGTCATCTTCACCGCGCAGCAGTCGCTGGCGGATGCGCAGGCCTTCTATCGCGGCCTGAAAGCGCGGCTCGCGCGCTATGGCCGCACGCCCGACCAGCTCAAGATCCTGCCCGGCGTGTTCCCGGTGGTGGGCCGCAGCGAGGCCGAGGCGCACGAGAAATTCGAAGCGCTGCAAAACCTGATCCATCCGTCGGTGGGGCTGGCCCTGCTGTCGCAGCACCTGGGCGGGATCGACCTGAGCGGCTATCCGCTGGACGGCCCGTTGCCCGACAACCTGGCCGAGCCGAACGGCGCCAAGAGCCGCTTCCAGCTGGTTACCGGCCTGGCCCGGCGCGAGGGGCTCACCATCCGCCAGCTGTGCCTGCGCGTGGCCACCGCGCGCGGCCACTGGTCGATCCACGGCACGCCGCAGTCCATCGCCGACCAGCTGCAGGCGTGGTTCGAGGGCGAGGCCGCCGACGGCTTCAATGTCATGCCGCCCTGGCTGCCGGGCGGGCTCGATGATTTCATCGAACTGGTGCTGCCGGAGCTGCGCCGGCGCGGGCTGTTCCGCGAGCGCTATACGGGCACCACGCTGCGCGAGCACCTGGGGCTGCGCCGGCCGGAGAACCTGCGCTGGCAGCAGCTCGAACCGCCGCTCGCGGTCGGGGCATGA
- a CDS encoding ABC transporter ATP-binding protein yields the protein MPHAGTLSIAHLHKQYEVEGRALPVLEDITLTIAPGEFVSIVGASGCGKSTLLRLVVGLEQDFRGEILLDGKRVSGTSLQRGIVFQEHRLFPWLTVEQNIRLALLNTPGSDAEKDRNVAQHIALVGLRGFEQAYPHQLSGGMSQRVAIARALVTRPEILLLDEPFGALDAMTRAYLQQELQRIWQAEGITMILVTHDVEEAVFLGDRVVVMEPRPGRIRRILPVDLPHPRERAGLPFARARDAVLREFAGQEPVVQRAPEPELA from the coding sequence ATGCCACATGCCGGCACGCTAAGCATCGCGCACCTGCACAAGCAGTACGAAGTCGAGGGCCGGGCGCTGCCCGTGCTCGAGGACATCACGCTGACCATCGCCCCGGGCGAGTTCGTCAGCATCGTCGGCGCCAGCGGCTGCGGCAAGTCTACCCTGCTGCGGCTGGTGGTGGGGCTGGAACAGGATTTCCGCGGCGAGATCCTGCTGGACGGCAAGCGCGTATCGGGCACCAGCCTGCAGCGCGGCATCGTGTTCCAGGAGCATCGCCTGTTCCCTTGGCTGACGGTGGAACAGAACATCCGGCTGGCGCTGCTCAACACGCCGGGCAGCGACGCGGAGAAAGACCGCAACGTTGCCCAGCATATCGCGCTGGTTGGCCTGCGCGGCTTCGAGCAGGCCTATCCGCACCAGCTCTCTGGCGGCATGTCGCAGCGCGTGGCGATTGCGCGGGCACTGGTGACGCGGCCGGAGATCCTGCTGCTCGACGAGCCCTTCGGCGCGCTCGACGCGATGACGCGTGCCTACCTGCAGCAGGAGCTGCAGCGCATCTGGCAGGCCGAGGGCATCACCATGATCCTGGTCACCCACGACGTCGAGGAAGCCGTCTTCCTGGGCGACCGCGTGGTGGTGATGGAACCCCGGCCCGGCCGCATCCGCCGCATCCTGCCGGTGGACTTGCCGCATCCGCGCGAACGCGCCGGACTTCCCTTCGCGCGGGCGCGCGATGCCGTGCTGCGCGAATTCGCGGGGCAGGAGCCCGTCGTGCAGCGGGCTCCTGAACCTGAACTCGCCTGA
- a CDS encoding ABC transporter permease yields the protein MTTSVIRPRIRLPRALRGWVLPLALLALWWAAVRFGWTTSPLLVPVSSVWDTAVRQLQSGALATALAASLWRDLAGFAIGASAGLVFGTALGLSRLFERLVGPSFHTVKQISLFAWIPLISVWFGLGDAAKVVFLSLAAFFPVVLNTFEGIRAVPADLIEVARVLRFSRTQVLWRVVLPSAAPSIFAGIHLGLIYAWLATLGAEYLLVSGKGIGNTMTDGRENFWMDLVIFGVIVVGLVGFTLNWIASRIESRLLAWRGRSVAAG from the coding sequence GCCTGCCCCGCGCCCTGCGCGGCTGGGTGCTGCCGCTCGCGTTGCTCGCGCTGTGGTGGGCCGCCGTGCGCTTTGGCTGGACCACTTCGCCGCTGCTGGTGCCAGTCTCCAGCGTCTGGGACACAGCGGTGCGCCAGCTGCAGAGCGGCGCGCTGGCCACGGCATTGGCCGCCAGCCTGTGGCGCGACCTGGCCGGCTTTGCCATCGGCGCCAGCGCCGGGCTGGTGTTCGGCACGGCGCTGGGCCTGTCGCGCCTGTTCGAACGCCTGGTCGGCCCGAGCTTTCACACGGTCAAGCAGATCTCGCTGTTTGCATGGATCCCGCTGATCTCGGTCTGGTTCGGGCTGGGCGATGCCGCCAAGGTGGTGTTCCTGTCGCTGGCCGCATTCTTCCCGGTGGTGCTGAACACCTTCGAAGGCATCCGCGCCGTGCCGGCCGACCTGATCGAGGTGGCGCGTGTCCTGCGCTTCAGCCGCACCCAGGTGCTTTGGCGCGTGGTGCTGCCGTCGGCGGCCCCGTCGATCTTCGCCGGCATCCACCTGGGGCTGATCTATGCGTGGCTGGCGACGCTCGGCGCGGAGTACCTGCTGGTATCCGGCAAGGGCATCGGCAACACCATGACCGACGGCCGCGAAAACTTCTGGATGGACCTGGTGATCTTCGGCGTGATCGTGGTCGGCCTGGTCGGCTTCACGCTGAACTGGATCGCCAGCCGCATCGAATCCCGCCTGCTCGCCTGGCGCGGGCGCTCTGTGGCCGCGGGCTGA